GGACACTCCATCTCGCACTCGCACCGCCGCACCAAGCGTCGCTGGAACCCCAACATCCAGCGCGTTCGCGCCAAGGTGGGCGAGGCCGGGGTGACCCCGAAGCGTCTCAATGTCTGCACTTCATGCCTCAAGGCCGGCAAGGTCAAGCGCTGACCCGAGCCTGACGAGAGCCGCCGCTCCCCCTCCCGGGGGGACGGCGGCTTTTTCGTGCCCAGGTGCGCATCTCCTTAAGGAGATGCGGACAAGGGTGCGCACGACCTTAAGGAGATGCGGACAAGGGTGCGCACGACCTTAAGGAGATGCGGGCGAAGGGGGGGTCAGGGCCGGAAATGGTCCCAGCCGGTGACCGTCGGGACCGCGCCGTCGACGAGCACGGCCGGCTCCCCCGCCACGCACGTTCCCAGGACCGTCCATCCGGGCGGCACCGCCCCCACCGGGAAGGTGGCCGCCAGCGAGTGCTCCTCGCCACCGGAGAGGACCTGCCGCAGCGCGTCGACCTCCCCCAGCGCCTCGGTGAGCGCGCCCGCTGCCGCCCGGGTCAGCGCCCGACCCGACAGCTCGACCCGCACACCGCTCGCCCGGGCGACCCGGCCCAGGTCGCGCACGAGACCGTCGGAGACGTCGATCATCGACGTCGCGCCGGCGCGGGCAGCGACCGGTCCCTGCTCGAAGGGCGGTCGTCCAGCGGTGCGGTGCACGAGACACAGCTCGTGGACGGCCCGGTCGCCCGGCTCGGGCTCGCCGTCGGCATGGGTGCGCCCGCGGCCCTCGAGGAGCAGCTGCAGCCCTCCCCCGGAGCGACCGAGCCCACCGCAGACCGCCACGACGTCCTCCGGCTGCGCCCCGTCCCGGCGCACCGGCGCCCGTCCGTCCAGGTCACCCGTCGCCGTGATCGCCACGAGGAGCATGTCCTCGCCGGCCGATGACAGGTCGCCGCCGACGACCGGTGCACCGGCCTCCCGGGCGGCCTCGGCGATCCCCTCGGCCAGGTCGAGGACCCAGGCCAGCTCGGTGCTCGGGTCGGCCGCGAGCGCGACGAGCAGGCCGGTGGGCACGGCGCCCATGGCGGCGATGTCGGCGAGGTTCTGCGCCACGACCTTGCGCCCGACCTCGCGGCCGGACGACCAGTCGTCCCGCCAGTCGCGGCCCCGGACCATCGAGTCCGTCGTCAGCACGACCGCTCCTGACGGCGACCCCAGCACGGCGGCGTCGTCGCCGGGGCCGAGGAGGAGCGGGGCGGCTCCCTTCGTCCCGTCGAAGATCGGGAAGAGGCGGGCGAGCAGGTCCCCCTCGGACAGGTCGGACAGGCGGGTGGGGGCCATCGGTCACGCTCCGCTCGGACGAAGGGGGGTCAGCACCGCACGGTAGCCTCCCGTCCGTGCCCTCCTCTCGCCGACCTCACGCCGCGCTCGCCGGTGCCCTCGCCCTCCCGCTGCTGCTCGCCGGGTGTGGCGGGTCCGTGGAGGTCGGGATCCCACCGGCCGCCGACAGCCCGGCGTGCACGGCCGCGGCCGAGCGCTGGCCCACGGACGTGTCGGGACTCGAGCCTCGCGAGACCACCCCGAGCAGCCCCGCGATCAAGGCCTGGGGCGATCCTGCGGTCGTCGCCCGGTGCGGGATGCCCGCGATGCCGCCCA
The genomic region above belongs to Janibacter limosus and contains:
- the rpmB gene encoding 50S ribosomal protein L28, with product MAANCDVCGKGPSFGHSISHSHRRTKRRWNPNIQRVRAKVGEAGVTPKRLNVCTSCLKAGKVKR
- the thiL gene encoding thiamine-phosphate kinase, giving the protein MAPTRLSDLSEGDLLARLFPIFDGTKGAAPLLLGPGDDAAVLGSPSGAVVLTTDSMVRGRDWRDDWSSGREVGRKVVAQNLADIAAMGAVPTGLLVALAADPSTELAWVLDLAEGIAEAAREAGAPVVGGDLSSAGEDMLLVAITATGDLDGRAPVRRDGAQPEDVVAVCGGLGRSGGGLQLLLEGRGRTHADGEPEPGDRAVHELCLVHRTAGRPPFEQGPVAARAGATSMIDVSDGLVRDLGRVARASGVRVELSGRALTRAAAGALTEALGEVDALRQVLSGGEEHSLAATFPVGAVPPGWTVLGTCVAGEPAVLVDGAVPTVTGWDHFRP
- a CDS encoding DUF3515 family protein; translation: MPSSRRPHAALAGALALPLLLAGCGGSVEVGIPPAADSPACTAAAERWPTDVSGLEPRETTPSSPAIKAWGDPAVVARCGMPAMPPTEEQCVVVNGIGWVAEDLGDGARLTTFGRDPAIEVIVPGEHGPGPLLLPAFSAAVKELPTNDYTCT